From Chryseobacterium gallinarum, one genomic window encodes:
- a CDS encoding peptidoglycan D,D-transpeptidase FtsI family protein, whose amino-acid sequence MNTRYLKIFSILVVIALIFVARLAYLQLFTDRYALNAANTSIKTEYIIPQRGVIFDRNGKIMVGNQPAYEISFTQALMKPDFDTLGFCSLMKISKADFINRINTIRKEKYYSKLTPMTFLKDLSREDIARVQEIIFKYPAFTIVQRPQRQYEVSTSGNLLGYTSEVNDAEIKKDSAYYLPGDFIGKKGVEKSYEKELRGIKGVKYIQKDIKLRSIGSYKNGTLDKDVVTGKDITLTIDYDLQRMAEEMLVNKHGAIVAIDPNNGEILTLATGPDVDPNLFTGPYKSKNIYALNKDTIYENKPMFDRSVQAAYPPGSTFKLLTALAGMQMGVMDEKTIFPCGGGFYYKGLRIKGHGGADPLIPSIQVSSNCYFSHAYLAIMNKYPGNPSKGVDEWKAIMNSFGVGVFLNNDLASGAKGRIPSGEFYEKRQKALNKYSGKKDFKNWDPLATGAVFNGMGQGDVMLTPLQMANAVAAIANKGWYYTPHIVKAIDGKPNPDKRFKVKHKTLVDPKHFEPVLKGMEAVVLRGTARSLKSNDFTQLAKTGTAQVPQGKDNSIFVLIAPADKPKIVVAAVMEHAGFGATWAGPACTVIAEKYITGDLKREHLYKKMTSASFMPEYKRQWVADLKRKGLYVDPKTDSIKRKKVQDSLEFVKQQKAKLKQRIEEETKNTKSAKQ is encoded by the coding sequence TTGAACACACGTTATTTAAAAATTTTTTCCATCCTTGTTGTTATCGCCCTTATTTTTGTGGCGAGGCTGGCGTATTTGCAATTGTTTACGGACCGTTATGCACTGAATGCGGCCAATACTTCCATTAAAACTGAATATATCATTCCTCAGCGTGGAGTTATTTTTGACAGGAACGGTAAAATCATGGTAGGAAACCAACCTGCTTACGAAATTTCTTTTACTCAGGCCCTGATGAAGCCGGATTTCGATACTTTGGGATTCTGTAGCCTGATGAAAATCAGTAAAGCAGACTTTATCAATAGGATCAATACGATCAGGAAAGAAAAATATTATTCTAAACTGACTCCGATGACTTTCCTGAAGGACCTCAGCAGAGAAGACATTGCGAGAGTCCAGGAAATTATTTTCAAATATCCTGCCTTTACTATTGTACAACGTCCTCAGAGGCAGTATGAAGTCTCTACTTCCGGAAACCTTTTGGGATATACCAGTGAAGTAAATGATGCGGAAATCAAAAAAGATTCTGCTTATTATCTGCCAGGTGACTTCATTGGGAAAAAAGGAGTGGAAAAATCTTATGAAAAAGAGCTTCGGGGGATTAAAGGCGTAAAATATATCCAAAAGGATATCAAACTTCGAAGTATCGGGTCCTATAAAAACGGGACACTGGATAAAGATGTTGTTACGGGAAAAGATATTACTCTGACCATTGATTATGATCTTCAAAGGATGGCAGAAGAAATGTTGGTAAACAAACACGGAGCTATTGTAGCTATTGATCCTAATAACGGTGAAATCCTGACGCTGGCCACAGGTCCGGATGTTGACCCTAATTTATTTACCGGTCCTTATAAATCCAAGAATATCTATGCCTTAAATAAAGATACGATTTATGAAAATAAGCCAATGTTTGACAGGTCGGTACAGGCGGCTTATCCTCCCGGATCCACCTTCAAATTGCTGACTGCTTTGGCAGGAATGCAGATGGGAGTGATGGATGAAAAAACGATTTTCCCTTGTGGAGGCGGATTCTACTATAAAGGCTTAAGAATTAAAGGGCATGGAGGTGCCGATCCTTTGATTCCTTCCATCCAGGTATCCAGTAACTGTTATTTTTCCCATGCCTATCTGGCTATTATGAACAAATATCCGGGAAATCCTTCCAAAGGAGTGGATGAATGGAAAGCCATCATGAATAGTTTTGGAGTAGGAGTATTTTTAAATAATGATCTGGCTTCCGGAGCCAAAGGAAGAATCCCAAGTGGTGAATTTTACGAAAAAAGACAAAAAGCTTTAAATAAATACAGTGGTAAAAAAGATTTTAAAAACTGGGATCCTTTAGCCACAGGAGCTGTATTTAATGGAATGGGACAGGGAGATGTAATGCTTACCCCGCTGCAGATGGCTAACGCTGTAGCAGCTATTGCCAATAAAGGATGGTATTATACACCTCATATTGTAAAAGCAATTGACGGTAAGCCTAATCCTGATAAAAGATTCAAGGTAAAGCATAAAACCCTGGTAGATCCTAAGCACTTTGAACCTGTTTTGAAAGGAATGGAAGCCGTGGTGCTGAGAGGTACTGCCAGAAGTTTAAAATCAAATGATTTTACCCAACTGGCTAAAACAGGAACAGCACAGGTTCCGCAAGGAAAAGATAACTCAATCTTTGTATTGATTGCTCCGGCCGACAAGCCTAAAATTGTTGTGGCCGCCGTAATGGAGCATGCTGGTTTTGGAGCAACCTGGGCAGGACCTGCCTGTACGGTGATTGCTGAAAAATATATTACAGGAGACCTGAAGAGGGAGCATCTTTATAAGAAAATGACCAGTGCCAGCTTCATGCCTGAATATAAAAGACAATGGGTTGCAGATCTTAAACGCAAAGGTCTGTATGTAGATCCTAAAACCGATTCCATTAAGCGCAAAAAAGTACAGGATAGTTTGGAATTTGTTAAACAACAAAAAGCCAAATTAAAGCAAAGAATAGAAGAAGAAACCAAAAACACTAAATCTGCAAAGCAATGA
- the rodA gene encoding rod shape-determining protein RodA, producing the protein MKWMEGIDKLGLGLYFLLCIFAIANIYSVDQKLGEKQFIFFCISLFVGLVIFVGRSKFFENMAGIIYIGGVLLLIGLFPFGKEILGQKNWYKFGSFTMQPVEFAKIGTALMLANYVSGPDFNLKNKKSLWTSLAIIGIPAVVVLAIPDVGSMLVFIAFFIALYREGLNGLLFGIGFLFAAVFLVSLAVPPVYVVIAILLIIGVLIAMNYHRMSWDVITISGIAGSVLLLCGLAFGSPYILEKLPKHQRERIEVLYKGEKAFRDTSGYNLLYSKTAIGSGGMWGKGYREGSVTQGKFVPEQQTDYIFCAVGEEWGFVGSALLVLCYMVYIGRIYYLAEKQKSTFNRVFGYCFASILLMHFSINLGMVMGLFPTVGIPLPYFSYGGSSLLAFSMMTFIFFKLNYSDKNSLV; encoded by the coding sequence ATGAAATGGATGGAAGGAATAGATAAACTGGGCCTTGGGCTGTATTTCCTGCTTTGCATTTTTGCGATTGCAAATATTTACAGTGTAGACCAGAAACTTGGGGAGAAACAATTTATCTTCTTTTGTATCTCTTTGTTTGTAGGCCTTGTAATATTCGTTGGAAGAAGTAAATTCTTCGAGAATATGGCAGGGATTATTTATATTGGCGGAGTCTTACTGTTGATAGGGCTTTTTCCTTTTGGAAAAGAGATCCTGGGACAAAAGAATTGGTATAAATTCGGAAGTTTTACCATGCAGCCTGTAGAATTTGCTAAAATAGGGACAGCGCTTATGCTTGCCAACTATGTTTCAGGGCCGGATTTTAACCTGAAAAATAAAAAGTCTCTCTGGACTTCTTTAGCAATTATAGGGATTCCGGCTGTAGTGGTTTTAGCTATTCCGGATGTGGGTTCCATGCTTGTATTCATTGCGTTCTTTATTGCATTGTATAGGGAAGGGCTTAATGGACTCCTGTTTGGGATTGGATTTCTTTTTGCTGCCGTATTTTTAGTGTCGCTGGCAGTTCCTCCTGTATACGTTGTGATTGCGATTCTGCTGATTATAGGAGTTCTGATCGCTATGAATTATCATAGGATGTCCTGGGATGTTATTACTATTTCGGGGATTGCAGGGTCTGTTCTGTTGCTATGTGGCCTGGCATTTGGATCGCCTTATATTTTAGAAAAGCTTCCCAAGCACCAGCGAGAAAGAATTGAGGTTCTTTATAAAGGAGAAAAAGCATTCAGAGATACTTCAGGATATAATTTGTTGTATTCTAAAACAGCAATCGGTTCAGGAGGAATGTGGGGGAAAGGATATCGTGAAGGATCTGTAACCCAGGGGAAATTTGTTCCTGAGCAGCAGACAGATTATATTTTCTGCGCCGTAGGGGAAGAATGGGGATTTGTAGGAAGTGCGCTTTTGGTATTGTGCTATATGGTGTATATAGGACGTATTTACTACCTGGCGGAAAAGCAGAAATCTACATTTAACCGCGTATTTGGCTATTGCTTTGCATCCATTCTGCTGATGCACTTTTCAATCAATTTAGGGATGGTTATGGGGCTCTTTCCAACCGTAGGAATTCCTCTTCCGTATTTCAGTTACGGAGGAAGTTCTTTGCTGGCCTTTTCCATGATGACTTTTATTTTCTTTAAACTTAATTATTCTGACAAAAACAGCTTGGTGTAA
- a CDS encoding pentapeptide repeat-containing protein, translating into MKEVYIQDQDFDNADLSRLEKGEYENCTFRNCNFEYMDLSGFSFNGCDFVTCNLSMAKLVKTAFRDVFFKECKMFGLQFTDCNAFGMSFTFEDSALNNSVFYQVSIKKTVFKNSKLIEVDFTESDLSNAVFSNCDLSGAVFDDTILEKADFRSSFNYCIDPASNKLKKAKFSLSEVYGLLYKLDIEIEK; encoded by the coding sequence ATGAAAGAAGTTTACATTCAGGACCAGGATTTTGACAATGCAGATCTTTCCCGGCTGGAAAAAGGAGAGTATGAGAACTGTACTTTCAGGAACTGCAATTTTGAATACATGGATCTTTCCGGTTTTAGTTTTAACGGTTGTGATTTTGTAACCTGTAACCTCAGCATGGCGAAACTGGTTAAAACAGCTTTCCGTGATGTATTCTTTAAAGAATGTAAAATGTTTGGTCTCCAGTTTACCGATTGTAATGCTTTTGGTATGTCCTTCACATTTGAAGACAGTGCGCTGAATAATTCGGTTTTCTATCAGGTTTCTATTAAAAAAACGGTGTTTAAAAACTCTAAACTGATTGAAGTAGATTTCACGGAATCGGATCTCTCTAACGCTGTTTTCAGCAATTGTGATCTTTCGGGTGCTGTTTTTGATGATACAATCCTCGAAAAAGCTGATTTTAGATCTTCCTTCAATTATTGTATAGATCCGGCTTCAAATAAGCTCAAAAAGGCCAAATTTTCACTTTCTGAAGTGTACGGGCTCTTGTATAAGCTGGATATAGAAATAGAGAAGTAA
- a CDS encoding C40 family peptidase — protein MKKRVLFYLVAIVTTVSMQSCATNYVVSKPATYTKEYKTNAKLASIDNKKLEQDKQKLIDSFLAEKAASIASAKKAIKNSEIAKAIKYNKTIDGILAEAETYLGTPYRYGGTTRRGIDCSAFVLSVFGAAAGLNLPRVAASQAQEGERIEKGDLQKGDLIFFSHGRRISHVGIVESVSEDGEVKFIHAATSKGVMISSLNDSYWGPKYRFAKRVINEEGDAYNNLAATTPATSANF, from the coding sequence ATGAAGAAAAGAGTTTTGTTTTATTTAGTTGCTATTGTTACTACAGTGTCAATGCAATCGTGTGCTACGAATTATGTAGTTTCAAAACCAGCAACTTACACTAAAGAATACAAAACAAATGCCAAACTAGCTTCTATTGATAACAAAAAACTAGAGCAGGATAAGCAAAAATTGATCGACTCTTTCCTTGCGGAAAAGGCTGCTTCTATAGCTAGTGCTAAAAAGGCAATTAAGAATTCCGAGATTGCAAAAGCAATCAAATACAACAAAACAATTGATGGTATCCTTGCAGAAGCTGAAACATACCTGGGAACTCCTTACCGATATGGAGGGACCACCAGAAGAGGTATAGATTGTTCAGCTTTCGTTCTTTCTGTATTTGGAGCTGCAGCAGGACTTAATCTGCCAAGAGTGGCCGCTTCTCAGGCTCAGGAAGGCGAAAGAATAGAAAAAGGAGACCTTCAGAAAGGAGATTTAATCTTCTTTTCTCATGGAAGAAGAATTTCTCACGTAGGTATTGTAGAAAGTGTTTCTGAAGATGGTGAGGTTAAATTTATTCATGCAGCAACGTCAAAAGGAGTTATGATTTCTTCATTAAATGATTCATATTGGGGTCCTAAATACAGATTTGCCAAGAGAGTAATCAACGAAGAAGGAGATGCTTATAACAATTTAGCAGCAACAACTCCAGCTACTTCAGCAAATTTTTAA
- a CDS encoding glutamine synthetase III family protein, with the protein MSTLRFKALETLPFKDFRKDNSVEIPAKLSELFCKNVFSEETMREYLTKEAFSSIMDAIKKGTKIQRHIADQVAVAMKDWAMSKGVTHYTHWFQPLTGTTAEKHDSFFTPIEGGRAIERFSGNMLIQQEPDASSFPNGGIRNTFEARGYTAWDPTSPAFIMGTTLCIPSIFISYTGETLDYKAPLLRALNAVDEAATSVMQYFDKNVTKVTPTLGWEQEYFLVDSALYQSRPDLVLTGKTLLGHSPAKGQQLDDHYFGSIPTRVMNFMKELEIECMKLGIPATTRHNEVAPNQFELAPMFEEVNVAVDHNSLLMDIMARVAHKHHFHILFHEKPFAGVNGSGKHNNWSLATDTGENLLSPGKNPKKNLQFLTFFVNTIKAVHEYADLLRASIASASNDHRLGANEAPPAIISVFIGSQLFSVLEELEKVTNGKLSPEEKTELKLNVVGKIPEILLDNTDRNRTSPFAFTGNKFEIRAVGSSANCAESMTVMNTIAAKQLNDFKKEVDALIEGGLKKDEAIFNVLREYIKQSKNIMFEGDGYSDDWAKEAKKRGLNNLKTTPEALKQEMDKKFLDLYEEMGIFTHREVEARNEIKLEKYSTVIDIEARVLSDIARNHIIPSALNYQNRLIENVKGLKEIFGDKEFKPLAKEQMSLITSISENVSKIKLGVEDLIKAREAAKSISDSQKQAEEYCNKVKPLFDGIREASDALEMMVDDELWPMTKYREMLFTK; encoded by the coding sequence ATGTCAACCTTACGATTCAAAGCATTAGAAACCCTGCCATTTAAGGACTTCAGAAAAGATAATTCTGTTGAAATCCCGGCAAAACTATCAGAGCTATTCTGCAAAAATGTTTTCTCAGAAGAAACGATGAGAGAATATTTAACGAAAGAGGCTTTCAGCTCTATTATGGACGCGATCAAGAAAGGAACTAAAATCCAGAGACATATCGCAGACCAGGTAGCGGTAGCAATGAAAGACTGGGCAATGAGTAAAGGAGTAACGCATTATACTCACTGGTTCCAACCTTTGACAGGAACTACAGCAGAAAAGCACGATTCATTCTTTACCCCGATTGAAGGTGGAAGAGCCATTGAAAGATTCAGCGGGAATATGCTGATTCAGCAAGAACCTGATGCTTCTTCTTTCCCGAACGGAGGAATCAGAAATACATTTGAAGCAAGAGGTTATACTGCCTGGGATCCGACTTCTCCGGCATTCATTATGGGAACTACATTATGTATTCCATCCATATTTATCTCTTATACAGGAGAAACTTTGGATTATAAGGCCCCACTTCTGAGAGCTTTGAACGCTGTAGATGAAGCAGCAACCAGCGTAATGCAGTATTTTGATAAAAATGTAACGAAAGTAACCCCTACTTTAGGTTGGGAACAAGAATATTTCCTTGTAGATTCAGCATTATACCAATCCCGTCCGGACCTTGTTCTGACAGGAAAGACTTTACTGGGACACTCTCCTGCAAAAGGGCAACAGCTGGATGACCACTATTTCGGTTCTATCCCGACAAGGGTGATGAACTTCATGAAAGAGCTGGAAATTGAATGTATGAAACTGGGTATCCCTGCAACTACAAGACACAACGAGGTTGCCCCTAACCAGTTTGAACTTGCTCCAATGTTTGAGGAAGTAAACGTTGCTGTAGACCATAACTCTTTATTGATGGACATCATGGCAAGAGTAGCTCACAAACACCACTTCCATATTCTTTTCCACGAAAAGCCATTCGCCGGAGTAAACGGAAGCGGTAAGCACAACAACTGGTCTTTAGCTACTGATACTGGTGAAAACCTGTTAAGCCCAGGAAAAAACCCTAAGAAAAACCTTCAGTTCTTAACGTTCTTCGTGAATACCATTAAGGCTGTTCATGAATATGCAGATCTTTTAAGAGCAAGTATTGCCTCTGCAAGTAATGATCACAGACTTGGTGCTAACGAAGCTCCACCGGCAATCATTTCCGTATTCATCGGAAGCCAGCTGTTCAGTGTTTTGGAAGAACTTGAAAAAGTAACAAACGGAAAATTATCTCCGGAAGAAAAAACAGAATTGAAATTAAATGTAGTGGGGAAAATTCCTGAAATCCTACTAGATAATACGGATAGAAACAGAACCTCTCCATTTGCCTTTACAGGAAATAAATTTGAAATCAGAGCCGTAGGATCTTCTGCCAACTGTGCGGAATCTATGACGGTGATGAATACCATCGCTGCTAAACAGCTTAATGACTTCAAAAAAGAAGTAGATGCTCTTATCGAAGGAGGATTAAAGAAAGATGAAGCCATCTTCAATGTATTAAGAGAATACATCAAACAATCCAAGAATATAATGTTTGAAGGCGACGGGTATTCTGATGATTGGGCTAAAGAAGCGAAGAAAAGAGGATTGAATAACCTTAAAACCACTCCGGAAGCTCTTAAGCAGGAAATGGACAAAAAATTCTTAGACCTGTATGAAGAGATGGGAATCTTCACCCACAGGGAAGTGGAAGCAAGAAATGAAATCAAGCTGGAAAAATACTCTACCGTTATTGATATCGAAGCAAGAGTTTTAAGTGATATCGCAAGAAACCATATTATCCCTTCTGCTTTAAACTATCAGAACAGATTGATTGAAAACGTTAAAGGTCTTAAAGAGATCTTTGGAGATAAAGAATTTAAACCATTGGCAAAAGAACAAATGAGTTTAATTACCAGCATTTCCGAAAATGTTTCTAAAATTAAGCTTGGAGTTGAAGATCTTATTAAAGCCAGAGAAGCGGCAAAAAGCATATCCGACAGCCAGAAGCAGGCAGAAGAATACTGCAATAAAGTTAAACCATTATTCGACGGAATCAGAGAAGCATCAGATGCTCTTGAAATGATGGTGGATGATGAGCTTTGGCCTATGACAAAATACAGAGAAATGTTGTTTACAAAATAG
- a CDS encoding DUF6680 family protein — protein MTTKDYFEIIYWIISLLILGFTVYWIAISPIKAVETGRKLDNEQNKYNSKKDLFLMLFSLRGNPTHHSFVNGLNQIDIVFEDSPEVLAAWDKLYDSLDMPNQNNAAQNWELLRTELLSAMAQHLGYQKLKQTTIQRNYIPKAHFDSELSNQDYNYVMKSFYESGAKFHNLWINYYETQPPQINQTEENE, from the coding sequence ATGACAACTAAAGATTATTTTGAAATTATCTACTGGATTATCAGTTTACTAATACTGGGATTCACTGTTTATTGGATTGCCATTTCCCCGATAAAAGCCGTTGAAACAGGTCGTAAATTAGATAACGAACAAAATAAATACAACTCAAAAAAGGATTTATTTCTAATGCTTTTTTCTCTTCGAGGTAATCCCACACATCATAGTTTTGTGAATGGCTTGAATCAAATTGACATCGTTTTTGAAGACTCTCCCGAAGTTTTAGCTGCATGGGACAAACTTTATGATTCATTGGATATGCCAAATCAAAATAATGCCGCTCAAAATTGGGAATTACTGAGGACAGAACTGCTCTCTGCGATGGCTCAACATTTAGGATATCAGAAATTGAAACAGACAACGATTCAACGCAATTATATTCCAAAGGCTCACTTTGATTCTGAATTAAGTAATCAGGATTACAATTACGTAATGAAGTCCTTTTATGAGAGTGGAGCAAAGTTTCATAATTTATGGATAAATTATTATGAAACTCAGCCTCCCCAAATAAATCAAACGGAGGAAAATGAATAA
- a CDS encoding IS1595 family transposase, whose protein sequence is MINTNIKSAFELAQIFPTEQACIDYLEVMKWSKIPVSPFDSTSKVYKCKNNQYKCKNTGKYFNVKTGTMFENSKVSLRKWFLAIWLVTSHKKGISSIQLGKDIGVRQATAWFMLQRIRACFGIENSNELEGIVEADETFYGGKNKNRHKNKKVPHSQGRSFKDKVPIMGMLQRGGKMNAFVVNDTKKDSIQPLICRYVNPETTILISDEWWAYKGLDKYYTHNVIDHSRKEYVSLQDSSIHTNNIEGSWKILKNSISGMYNHVSKKHLQKYVDEFVYRFNLRKVTDQEKFIHLLRNSNVRTRYTELCQ, encoded by the coding sequence ATGATTAACACCAATATAAAATCAGCTTTTGAACTTGCTCAAATTTTTCCTACTGAACAGGCTTGTATAGACTATTTGGAGGTTATGAAATGGAGCAAAATTCCTGTAAGCCCCTTTGATTCTACATCCAAAGTATATAAGTGTAAAAACAACCAGTATAAATGTAAGAATACAGGCAAGTATTTTAATGTTAAGACAGGAACAATGTTCGAAAATTCAAAGGTTAGTCTTAGAAAATGGTTCTTAGCTATTTGGCTTGTTACTTCTCATAAGAAAGGAATAAGTTCTATACAGTTAGGAAAAGACATCGGAGTAAGACAGGCAACCGCATGGTTCATGCTCCAAAGAATCAGAGCGTGTTTCGGTATTGAAAACAGTAACGAGCTAGAAGGGATTGTTGAAGCAGATGAAACATTCTATGGCGGTAAAAACAAAAATCGCCACAAAAATAAAAAGGTTCCACACTCACAAGGTCGCTCATTTAAAGATAAAGTTCCAATTATGGGAATGCTTCAACGTGGAGGAAAGATGAATGCTTTTGTTGTAAATGATACAAAGAAAGATAGTATTCAACCTTTGATTTGTAGATATGTGAATCCAGAAACAACAATATTAATAAGTGATGAATGGTGGGCTTATAAAGGCTTGGATAAATATTATACTCACAATGTAATCGACCATTCTCGGAAAGAGTATGTAAGTTTGCAGGATAGTTCTATACACACAAATAATATAGAAGGCAGTTGGAAAATCTTGAAAAATTCAATTTCAGGAATGTACAACCATGTTTCTAAAAAACATCTTCAAAAATATGTTGATGAATTTGTGTATAGATTTAACCTGAGAAAGGTCACAGACCAAGAAAAATTCATACATTTACTACGAAATAGTAATGTAAGAACTAGATACACAGAATTATGTCAATAA
- a CDS encoding DUF6909 family protein, whose product MTNSRARETTEAIERLYISMRHLFYRGFFKPAGVSGESIRSLLKTINPEIYGTMNIPNKLELDGLMYVLDRLPEGIEECAFIHLTSDEGFDKGSFEPIVPKKRRRNCYRIDEHQMNIEVLLGRSEIYDILTHLTFLFIEADKIRNLAFIQDENWKPTRAFKIIEEVVKGEKKFSRKEKEVALIHLSSLIGRSFDETLRAYNTFGDDNNPDRLFKIIYNLGKVSLEDAKGAREREIYFSAILKERVGHHYFGEKWANKVKEVLFENDLHMRPLHIISANMHSVKNMLYANDALKKKQHHDVDYKLYEEISNKKDLRDKVLKYALEEGMIYIADKSGSNIDVQIIDLSKTDLKNTPFAGSKFSGDDVVMVFDYAFGEQAFEVMDELLRPFEHKGEVYMMKVKSVSIMGKAGILTGEKGDIMIPTSHIFEGTADNYPFENALKLEDFKDDELRAFEGPMITVLGTSLQNRDILSYFMNTSWKAIGLEMEGAHYQKAIQVASKIRHHISPDLFVMYAYYASDNPLETGSTLSSGGLGLTGVKPTYLITLRILEKIFESAGKTTSAKK is encoded by the coding sequence ATGACAAATTCTAGAGCAAGAGAAACAACAGAGGCTATTGAAAGACTATATATCTCTATGAGACATTTATTTTATAGAGGATTTTTCAAGCCAGCGGGTGTTTCAGGAGAGAGTATCAGGAGCTTGTTAAAAACCATCAATCCGGAGATTTACGGGACAATGAATATTCCGAATAAACTGGAGCTTGACGGTTTGATGTATGTTTTAGACAGACTTCCTGAGGGGATTGAAGAATGCGCTTTTATTCATCTTACATCAGATGAAGGGTTTGATAAAGGAAGTTTCGAACCTATTGTTCCAAAGAAAAGAAGAAGAAACTGTTATAGAATAGACGAACACCAGATGAATATTGAGGTTCTTTTGGGCCGTTCCGAAATTTATGACATACTTACCCACCTGACATTCCTGTTTATAGAAGCAGATAAAATCCGTAACCTGGCTTTCATCCAGGATGAAAACTGGAAACCAACAAGGGCCTTTAAAATTATTGAAGAGGTAGTAAAAGGAGAGAAAAAATTCAGCAGGAAAGAAAAAGAGGTTGCTCTTATCCATCTTTCTTCTTTAATCGGGAGATCTTTTGATGAAACCTTGAGGGCTTATAATACCTTTGGAGATGATAATAACCCTGACCGTCTATTTAAAATCATCTACAATCTGGGAAAGGTAAGCCTTGAAGACGCAAAAGGTGCCAGAGAAAGAGAAATTTATTTTAGTGCCATATTAAAGGAAAGGGTGGGACACCATTACTTTGGTGAAAAATGGGCCAATAAAGTAAAAGAAGTTTTATTTGAAAATGATCTTCATATGCGTCCGTTGCATATTATTTCCGCCAATATGCATTCTGTGAAAAATATGCTGTATGCCAATGATGCCCTTAAAAAGAAACAGCATCATGATGTAGACTATAAACTGTACGAAGAAATATCCAACAAAAAAGACCTTCGTGATAAAGTATTAAAATATGCTTTGGAAGAAGGGATGATTTATATTGCGGACAAAAGCGGAAGCAATATAGATGTCCAGATTATAGACCTCAGCAAAACTGATTTGAAGAATACGCCGTTTGCAGGCAGTAAGTTCTCAGGAGATGATGTAGTGATGGTATTCGATTATGCTTTCGGAGAACAGGCTTTTGAAGTGATGGATGAGCTTTTAAGACCTTTTGAACATAAAGGGGAAGTTTATATGATGAAAGTGAAGTCTGTGTCGATCATGGGAAAAGCGGGAATTCTTACCGGGGAAAAAGGCGATATCATGATTCCTACTTCTCATATTTTTGAAGGGACTGCGGATAATTACCCATTTGAAAATGCTTTGAAGCTGGAAGACTTTAAAGATGATGAATTGAGAGCTTTTGAAGGTCCAATGATTACCGTATTGGGAACTTCACTGCAAAACAGGGATATTTTATCCTACTTCATGAACACTTCATGGAAAGCCATAGGTCTTGAAATGGAAGGAGCACATTACCAGAAGGCTATTCAGGTGGCTTCTAAAATCAGACACCATATTTCGCCGGATTTGTTTGTGATGTATGCTTATTATGCTTCGGATAATCCTTTGGAAACAGGAAGTACCTTATCTTCGGGAGGCCTTGGCCTTACAGGAGTAAAACCCACTTACCTCATTACCCTGAGAATTCTGGAAAAGATTTTTGAAAGTGCCGGGAAAACTACTTCTGCTAAAAAATAA